CACACGCCAGGCCTGACAACTGGGACATTGACAAGATAACATAGAAATCCAACATTAGATAAAACACAATATATTTCATCAATATCTATAGATACAGAACTACTATCAAGTAACAACTACAAGCTTCTTTTACCTTCCATTAGTAACCGGATATACATATACAACAACGTAACAACATGTTTAGTGAAATCTTACTAATTGAGGTCTGAAAAAGATAGAGTACGTGTACGTAAAATTTATCACTATCTTGTGGAGATAGAGAAATTGTTTTTGAAGTACTCTCGGCTTAAATGTATCAAACTCAAGTacaggaagaaaaagaaaacatagCAGTTAATAAGAAAAACAGTATAAAGTCTACATGAAAGAACAGTAACATCAACAAAATAGTATTATAATCgaaacacaataaacaacatgtgaaaaaaactatcaaaatacaACTAATACTACACATCGACCTTCACAAGAACTGAATAtacataataagaaaatataagataaaAGGGTATAAGCTTCATTTACCTGTTTGGCTGTTTACAATAGGCAAGGGACTTTTtcattatataatattaatacttAATAGATCCATTGCCATAAATTGAGGAGTGAATAGGACATGGTTTTGCGCCGGGGGTATGGGGTGGGCGGTGATTTGGAGATCCTTCAACCTTATTGTCATATCATATTTTACGATCAACACGGATTATGGTGCAGCAGCGAGATTGTTTCACCTTTAATTAGAATCTGAAATTCGACCCATGAATATGAAGAGAATCATGTTAAGAGTGATACCTCCAAATGGATCCTGCAGTGCGATCCAAATTTAGTACGGATCCGAATACCAAGTGAGAAACCAAtacaaaaatcatatcttacaatagattttaaattattacttTGTCCATTGACTTGGCATTTTGACACACACCCTCCAAGAAGTAATAAAAGAAAGACAATAATTTTACGATATAACTCTTTAAATTTAGTAATAATaagtttaatattttgaaaaagtaTTGTGAAATGACTATAGTTAATAATACGAATGAATTCGGAATTAAGTGATAAAATTTCTATTGATTTTCTAAATTTGAAGAGTAAAAATGgacatttatatttaaaataattgagtAAAAGTAGACGGAGGAAGTAATTAAAGTtcaaagtattttaatttttaaaaacacAACTGATAAACAATGTGAATTAATTGATAAGCTGTAAAATTCATTTAGATTAATGTATAAAAGTATTTATGTAATAAAAACTTGAGAATGTAtgcattttcttttataaatttgaGCTAAAGtctctaataaaaataatttatcatgtatttaaatatttaattcaaatGTAATAGTtcgaatatttaaataaaatctaTTGACAAGTTTAAGCCTTTAAGGCCACTAATATATGACTTTATTGTTACTTGTTCGTGCCGATATCATTAATTTCATGACCTATTTAAAACAAATAGTATTTGACACACAGACTAAGAAATGGACTTGAAATTTTACAAAATCTCACGCTCTTTTAGGGTGTCCTCAACATCAAGGAATATACTAAGATATATGTGCAACTCATTTAGATCATGAACTGGTGCAAAACATCACGCGCGTGAACAAAAAACACAacttaaaaagggaaaaaaggatAGCCATTGTCTTGATTAATGTATCgtacttttcaaattttatagtACTAATTAAGAGATTTGAGCGAGAAATACTAGGAAATTAAAGTGATAGTGCTAGTGCTTGCAACTAATAAAAACAAAGGATTCCAATTTTCAATTGGTGCTTAACAAAAGGGTTTCAAAACTCTTAAAATCGAGATAGATTATTACGATCCATCCTTTTCTTAGCATCTCTCTTTAGGCGGGGTTCACAATCAAAGAATACAGAGAACTTTGATGTCGATTTGTCAAGATCACAATCAAATGCGGTTCAAATAAATAAGCATATATTTTGATCAACTATTGCACATGAATCTCTCTGTTTACTTTTACTTATTCACAGACCGCTACCCACAAACTGATGCATATACTCATCCTTTACTTGAAAATAGAGAGAAGAAACATAGCATATCATTTGAGTGAGGCGAGGGTTGAAACCTACTGCACGCAAACTGGGCTTTTAGAGATATGGCTTTTTGATAAACTTTTCACactcttcaaaaatatattttttaatatataaaattaataagtaaaaaaaacgGAGGAAATAAAAAAGCATAGTCAAAATTTGAAGAGTATCGAATAACGAACCTTCCACACACGCGTTAAAGGCCGCACGTGCTATTCAGACTTTGATTCCGTACGGTCACGCACGTATCCACCTCTTCCCTCCTCCAACAATCTCTTATATCTTCCATTTCCCTTTTCTTCAAATTCCATTAACACCCTCGGCCCAAAACAAACTCCACCTACCAAAACGCTGTCGTCTCGACTATCACCTCTCATTGCCGATAACAACGGCAAGCCGGGAAAATTAAGTGCCTATTACCGGCGACGAAGAGTTGATGAATTGAAATTTGATTATTTCCGACGACAATGGAAACAGAAGTTCAATCGAATTTCACTTATATGGGACGAACATTCACCGGTCTCGGAATCAATGAATCTTCCTCTGCTTTCAGTGACTGTAACAGTGATAGATCCGGTGAGTTTCCGACGACTTCTTCTCAAAGCCGGCGGTTACTAATTGCATGTGCGTCGGATAACTATAACTCTGATGAATTGATTCAACAACTGGTCTCCGATCTCGAGTCGAATTCTATCGATGTGCAAAAGCAAGCGGCAATGGAGATTAGACTCTTAGCGAAGAATAAACCGGAAAATCGTTTGAAAATTGCTCGAGCCGGAGCGATTAAGCCTTTGATTTCGCTTATCTCTTCAACTGATCTTCACCTTCAAGAGTACGGGGTCACGGCGGTTCTCAATTTATCACTCTGCGATGAAAACAAGGAACGTATCGCAGAATCAGGAGCGATTAAACCGTTAGTTCGAGCTTTGAAAATTGGAAATTCAACTGCGAAAGAGAATTCAGCTTGTGCTCTACTTCGATTGTCGCAAATCGAAGAGAATAAAATCGCAATTGGAAGGTCCGGTGCAATACCTCCATTAGTGAACCTTCTAGAAGCTGGCAATTTCCGCGGGAAGAAGGATGCTTCAACGGCTCTGTTTTGCCTATGTACGGTGAAGGAGAACAAAATTAGAGCAATTGAAGCCGGAGTAATGAAGCCGTTAGTTGAATTAATGGCGGATTTTAGTTCAAATATGGTGGATAAATCGGCGTTTGTGATGAGCGTTTTGATATCGATGGCGGAAGCAAGGGCGGCGGTGGTGGAGGAAGGTGGAATTCCGGTGCTAGTGGAGATCGTGGAGGTCGGAACACAGCGGCAGAAGGAGATTGCGGTGGCGATATTGTTGCAGCTCTGTGAAGATAGCGTTAGTTACCGTACTATGGTGGCTCGAGAAGGCGCAGTTCCCCCATTGGTTGCTTTGTCACAGTCTGGTACAAATCGCGCCAAACAAAAGgtaaaaatcaaaataactccgtccgtctcaatttatatgatatatttaatttgatatcgTAAAATAgaagattttcaaaatttataatctAACTTAAGTTATAAAGATTTGTGTGActataaatcattttattaaaaagtaaaatgtgtaatttaaaatttaactaaTTACAAAATTTAGAATTA
This Solanum dulcamara chromosome 1, daSolDulc1.2, whole genome shotgun sequence DNA region includes the following protein-coding sequences:
- the LOC129880677 gene encoding U-box domain-containing protein 4-like, which encodes METEVQSNFTYMGRTFTGLGINESSSAFSDCNSDRSGEFPTTSSQSRRLLIACASDNYNSDELIQQLVSDLESNSIDVQKQAAMEIRLLAKNKPENRLKIARAGAIKPLISLISSTDLHLQEYGVTAVLNLSLCDENKERIAESGAIKPLVRALKIGNSTAKENSACALLRLSQIEENKIAIGRSGAIPPLVNLLEAGNFRGKKDASTALFCLCTVKENKIRAIEAGVMKPLVELMADFSSNMVDKSAFVMSVLISMAEARAAVVEEGGIPVLVEIVEVGTQRQKEIAVAILLQLCEDSVSYRTMVAREGAVPPLVALSQSGTNRAKQKAETLIGLLRQPRSGNAAAAKLARASDVSF